One part of the Eucalyptus grandis isolate ANBG69807.140 chromosome 10, ASM1654582v1, whole genome shotgun sequence genome encodes these proteins:
- the LOC104423013 gene encoding heterogeneous nuclear ribonucleoprotein 1, protein MEEYGGQSQYEEDNPFAFDGGEEVYEYHQQQQQQQQQQQQLQQTERRYSGRDVDSFGGGGGGGDGGEETDRRRPAEHRDSSSRKLFVGGISWETTEDRFTSYFSKYGEIADSVIMTDKYSGRPRGFGFVTFADSVVADKVLEECHVIDGREVEVKRTIPREDMEGKSALKTKKIFVGGLPAFLSEDELKEYFSFYGSVVEHQIMLDHTTGRSRGFGFVTFGEEDAVERIISEGKVHELGGKQVEIKKAEPKRGGSDYSGSHSKFRGSFNSSAGGYAKEYHPGDGFGGKVNRNFGGGYGGFDGYGGYGSYIGSYGGSSAAFYGGYGYGYSFGGPMYGGGTYGGSSSYGAPSGYVTSGFYAGNRGYGRGGGGGGGGGGGGTGGTAVSMAVVRDMAIIPQQMGLQWPNGTILMGDEIFIGLSSVNAHGTEGRLSLTVKACYLINTSPVHNNSIADRKGTL, encoded by the exons atggAGGAGTACGGAGGCCAGAGCCAGTACGAGGAGGACAACCCGTTCGCCTTCGACGGCGGCGAGGAGGTCTACGAGTACCAtcaacagcagcaacagcagcagcagcagcagcagcagctgcagcAGACGGAGCGGCGATATTCGGGGCGCGACGTGGACTCGttcggaggcggcggcggcggcggcgacggcggcgaagAAACGGACCGGAGGCGTCCGGCGGAGCACCGTGACTCTTCTTCGAG GAAACTCTTTGTTGGAGGCATTTCCTGGGAGACTACCGAAG acaGATTCACTAGTTATTTTAGCAAGTATGGAGAAATTGCTGACTCTGTGATTATGACGGACAAGTATTCTGGAAGGCCTCGAGGTTTTGGATTTGTCACATTTGCTGATTCAGTAGTTGCCGATAAGGTTTTGGAGGAATGCCACGTCATAGACGGTAGAGAG GTAGAAGTGAAGAGGACGATCCCCCGGGAGGATATGGAAGGAAAATCAGCATTAAAGACAAAAAAGATCTTTGTCGGTGGACTCCCAGCATTCCTGAGTGAAG ATGAGTTGAAGGAGTATTTCTCTTTCTATGGTAGTGTTGTTGAGCATCAAATAATGCTAGACCACACGACTGGACGGTCTAGAGGCTTTGGGTTTGTCACATTTGGCGAAGAAGATGCAGTTGAAAGGATAATATCAGAAGGCAAAGTGCATGAACTTGGAGGGAAACAG GTGGAAATTAAGAAGGCCGAACCAAAAAGGGGAGGTAGTGACTACAGCGGAAGCCATTCCAAATTCAGAGGCAGTTTCAACAGTAGTGCGGGTGGTTACGCTAAAGAATATCATCCAGGAGATGGGTTTGGTGGGAAAGTAAACAGAAATTTTGGTGGGGGTTATGGAGGTTTTGACGGTTATGGAGGCTATGGAAGTTATATTGGAAGCTACGGTGGAAGCTCAGCTGCATTTTATGGTGGATATGGTTATGGCTACAGTTTTGGGGGCCCAATGTATGGTGGCGGCACTTATGGAGGCAGCAGCAGCTATGGTGCCCCCAGTGGTTATGTCACGAGCGGTTTTTATGCTGGTAATAGAGGCTATGGaagaggtggtggtggcggtggcggtggcggcggcggcggcaccgGCGGAACGGCGGTATCCATGGCAGTGGTAAGGGATATGGCTATAATTCCGCAGCAAATGGGGCTGCAATGGCCGAACGGTACCATCCTTATGGGAGATGAGATTTTTATTGGCTTGAGTAGTGTCAATGCACACGGAACGGAAGGACGTTTGTCCCTCACGGTTAAGGCTTGTTACTTGATTAACACCTCTCCTGTGCATAATAATAGCATAGCCGATAGAAAGGGCACCTTGTAA
- the LOC104423014 gene encoding LOW QUALITY PROTEIN: nucleosome assembly protein 1;4 (The sequence of the model RefSeq protein was modified relative to this genomic sequence to represent the inferred CDS: inserted 1 base in 1 codon): protein MSKDSDAAGGFDLSELRSDLPAAAAALSAEDRKGLVNALKNKLQSLAGQHSDVLESLPPNVRKRVEALKEIQSHHDEMEAKFFEERAALEAKYQKLYEPLYTKRYEIVNGIVEVDGVVKEASAVEEEDKSAEEKGVPNFWLTAMKTNEILAEEISDRDEGALKYLKDIKCSKIDKPKGFKLEFFFDANPYFKNSVLTKTYHMIDDDDEPILEKAIGTEIEWYPGKCLTEKLLKKKPRKGSKNAKPITKIEKCESFFNFFNPPEIPDDDEDDELDEDAAEELQNLMEQDYDMGSTIRDKIIPHAVSWFTGEAAQDDDIGDIVGEEDEEGEEDEDDEGEDDEEDEEDDEDDEEDDEEEEQSKSKKKSSAGSKKSGRAQVVGXTEQGERPPECKQQ, encoded by the exons ATGAGCAAGGATTCCGACGCTGCCGGAGGCTTCGACCTGTCCGAGCTCCGCTCCGatctccccgccgccgccgccg CTCTAAGCGCAGAAGATCGCAAGGGTCTCGTCAATGCACTCAAG AACAAGTTGCAGAGCTTGGCTGGGCAGCATTCAGATGTGCTAGAGAGTCTTCCCCCTAATGTTAGGAAGCGCGTGGAGGCTCTAAAAGAAATTCAG AGCCATCATGATGAGATGGAGGCTAAATTTTTTGAGGAGAGGGCAGCATTGGAAGCTAAATACCAGAAGTTGTACGAACCCCTATATACAAAG AGATATGAAATTGTCAACGGAATTGTTGAAGTTGATGGAGTAGTAAAGGAAGCTTCTGCAGTGGAAGAAGAGGACAAATCCGCTGAAG AGAAAGGTGTGCCAAACTTCTGGCTCACTGCAATGAAGACCAATGAAATTCTGGCAGAAGAG ATCTCTGATCGGGATGAGGGGGCTCTGAAGTATTTAAAAGATATTAAGTGTTCTAAGATCGATAAACCTAAGGGCTTTAAGCTTGAGTTCTTCTTTGATGCTAACCCATACTTCAAGAACTCGGTGCTTACGAAAACATATCACATgatcgatgatgatgatgaacctATTCTTGAGAAAGCTATTGG GACGGAGATTGAGTGGTATCCAGGGAAATGCTTGACCgagaagctgctgaagaagaAGCCGCGAAAGGGTTCAAAAAACGCCAAACCCAttaccaaaattgaaaaatgtgaaagcttctttaattttttcaatcctCCAGAGATTccagatgatgatgaagatgatgaattaGATGAAGATGCG GCAGAGGAATTGCAGAATTTAATGGAACAGGATTATGACATGGG CTCCACCATCCGCGATAAGATAATTCCTCATGCTGTGTCGTGGTTTACGGGCGAGGCTGCTCAAGATGATGATATCGGTGACATAGTCggcgaagaagacgaagagggtgaggaagacgaagatgatgaaggggaagatgacgaggaggatgaggaagatgatgaggacgatgaggaagatgatgaagaagaggagcaaagcaagagcaagaagaag TCATCAGCTGGATCCAAG AAGAGTGGCCGAGCACAGGTGGTGG GGACAGAGCAAGGCGAGCGCCCTCCTGAGTGCAAGCAGCAGTAG